TCTTGAGCACCTTCAGGCGCGGTGCGATATCGACGCCGAGCGCTTCCGGCTCGACCGTATCGAGGGGCTTCTTCTTCGCCTTCATGATGTTGGGGAGCGACGCGTAGCGCGGCTCGTTCAGGCGCAAGTCCGTCGTGACGATCGCCGGCAGCTTCAGGTTCAGGGTCTGCAACCCGCCGTCGATCTCGCGCGTGACGTCGAGGGCGCCGTCGCCGATCTCGAGCTTGAACGCGAAGGTACCCTGCGGCCAGCCGAGCAGGGCGGCGAGCATCTGGCCGGTCTGGTTCGAGTCGTCGTCGATCGCCTGCTTGCCGAGGATGACGAGGTCCGGGCTCTCTCGTCCCACCAGCGCCTTGAGGAGCTTGGCCACGGCGAGCGGCTCGACGGCGGCGTCGGTCTTGACCAGGATGCCGCGGTCGGCGCCCATGGCCAGCGCGGTGCGGATCGTCTCCTGGGCCTGCTGCGGGCCGATCGAGACGGCGACGATCTCCGTGACCTTGCCCTTCTCCTTCAGGCGGATCGCCTCCTCGACGGCGATTTCGTCGAAGGGGTTCATCGACATCTTGACGTTGGCGAGTTCGACGCCCGAACCGTCCGGCTTGACCCGGATCTTCACGTTGTAGTCGACTACCCGCTTGACGGGCACCAGGACCTTCATGATCGTCGCATCCTTCAGGATGAAGGGGCGATCGTGGTCGGGCCCTCCCTGTGGCCGGCCCGCGATCATCCCCGATGGAGCAAGGTGGCGCGGACCGTAGCGGCCCATTTTCCGAATTGTCAACGCGCCCCGGAAGCCCGCCGCCCCACCGTTCAGCGCGCGTCTTGAGCGCGGGTTTTTCCTGGAACCCACAGCACGTCGGCGGCGCCGCCGTCGTTGGCGACCCGCGCGGCGACGAACAGGAAATCCGACAGGCGGTTCAGGTACTGGATCGCCACCGGCGAGACGGTCTCGCCCGGCGTTGCCGCCAGGGCCACCGCCAGGCGCTCGGCCCGGCGGCACACCGTGCGGGCGAGGTGCAGGGAAGCCGCTGCGGGCGAGCCGCCCGGCAGCACGAAGGAGCGCAAGGGGGTGAGCCCGGCATTCAGCGCGTCGATCTCGCGCTCGACCCGCTCGACCTGGGCGGCGACGATCCGCAGCGGCTCGTAAGGCAAGGGTTCGCCGGTCTCGGGCGTCGCGAGGTCGGCGCCGAGATCGAACAGGTCGTTCTGCATCCGGCCCAGCATCGCATCGAGGTCGCCGGTCGTGTGCAGGCGCGCCAGCCCGAGGCAGGCATTGGTCTCGTCGACGGTGCCGTAGGTCTCGACGCGGAGATCCGCCTTCGAGCGTCGCTCGCCGCTGGCGAGCGCGGTGGTGCCGGAATCGCCGGTGCGGGTGTAGATGCGGTTGAGGACGACCACGGCACGCTCCCTTCGGCGGGGCGTGCCCGCTCGCTGGCGAGTTCTAGCGCTCCTCCGTCGAAGCGCCAGCCCCACCCACAGGGAGGGCAGCCGTCAGAAAGTATAGGCGATCTTGCCGCCGAAATTGGTCAGGCCGCGGTTGTTGACGCAGAGGCCGGCATTCGACATGTGCTCGATCGTCGCCATGACGCTCCAGTGCTCGGTGAGTCGGAAGCCGACGGCCGCCGCCTCGCGGAACAGCGGGTTGCAGCCGAGCGAGTTGAAGGTCTTGGGCACGTAGACCTTCGGGCCCGTCCAGCCGTCGTGGAAGCCGGCGCCGAAGAAGCCCTCGACGAAGATCCGGTCGGTGATGTCGGCGGTCCAGGTCGCGCCGAGATAGGCGTAGCTGGTGCGGCCGTCGACGTTGTAGCTGCCGCCGACGGTCGGGCGCGGCACGAAGGCGGCCCAGAACCGGTCGAGCCCGGTCACCGGCTTGGCGAACAGCAACTCGCCGTTAATGTTGCTGGTGTTCTTCTCGTTGCTGCCCGGATCCTGGGCGGCGCCGCCGATGCGGAACTCCGAGACGATGCTGAGGGGCTGAACCGGGGGCCGGTAGACGGGCACCAGGGCCGTAGGGTCCGCGGCCTCGGCGGCCGGTGCAGCCAGAACGACCGTGGCGGCGAACGCCGCGGCGAGGCTCGGAAGGGTTACGCGCATCTGTCGAACGGGTCCACCGCCCCGTTGCTGGGGCGCCGATCACCTTAGCCAGGGCGCGCGCGTCTCGTCTCGCCGCACAATCCGTCTCACCGTGGTTTTCCACCCCGTGCGTCCACCCCGCCACAGTGTCGCTGGGTCAGCCGCCGCGCCACCACAGGACCCCCATGATGACCAGGATGGCGACGAACTGGAGCATCACCCGCAGGCGCATCAGCCGCTGCGAGAGGTTGGCGCTGCCGCCGCGCAGCATGTTGGCGAGCCCGAACAGCAGCACCACGGCGACCGCGAGGCAGGGGATGAGAACGAGGGTGTTGCCGGACATGCGGTGAGGCTCGCGAGGTGGAACGGCCTGATAGGGCGGATCGGGACCGTCCGGGGAGGCGGCCCCGCGCCGCAGGAGCACGAGACGGCGCCGAGACCTGTCCGCCGTTACCCCATCCGGCCGTCGGCGAGATGATGTCGCCAAGCTCTCGATCCAGCACTGGCGGCGTGTTCCAGAATCGTCGCCACGATTACGGCGGCCGACGCAGGGTCGCTCGACCTTCGACCGCGGGCATTGGTGTTGCGCAAATGCGATAGCCTCGAACAACCCATCATGATTGTGTGCGGCCGCTGAGCCGATCCGGCGCGACTCTGCGTCCGCCCGGCACGACATCCGAACCGGGCGGCGACCGCATGATCGGGCCGGCCCGACGATCCATGGGGGTTGTTCACGTGAAGTCCTACCTGCTCGCCGCCACGGGCCTGCTCGCGCTGGCGGGTGCCGCCCAGGCCGCCGACCTGCCGCGTCGCGTCGCGCCGCCGCCGGTCTATCCGGTGGCTCCGCCGGCCTTCACCTGGACCGGGTTCTACGCCGGTGTGAACGCGGGCGGCGCCGTCGGCGGCGACTTCCGCGCCTCGACGACCTCCCCGCGTCCGGCCGCCCTCCCGGCCTCCCGCGCCGAGGCCTCGGCCGCCGGCTTCGTGGCGGGCGGCACCGTGGGCTACAACTACCAGTTCACGCCCGATAACGGCTTCGTGGTCGGCATCGAGACCGACGCGAACTACTCCGACATCCACAACGAGTTCCGCGCGTCGGCCGGTGCCGCCAGCGCCAATGGCGGCCTGAAGACCGACACCTACTTCGTCACCGTCCGGGGCCGCGTCGGCTACGCCTGGGGGCCGCTGCTGGCTTACGCCACCGGCGGCTGGGCCTTCACCGAGATCGGCATCCGCGGCATCGCCACGGGACCGGGCCTCGTGCTGCCGGCCTCCATCAACGCCTCGGTCCCGGTCGACGGCTACACCGTCGGTGCCGGCCTCGAGTACATGATCACTCCGAGCCTCTCGGTGAAGGGCGAATACCTCTACGCCGATCTCGGGCGGGACGTCCGCTTCCGCGCCTTCGGCACGCAGTTCGGCGCGCGCACCGGCCTCGACACCCACCTCCTGAAGGTCGGCATCAACTACCACTTCAACCTGTTCAACTGAGCGCGCGGGGCCGCTGCGGCGGCTCCTCCGCTCCGTGGAACGGTCATACGAAAGGCGGCGCGGTCCCCCCGGACCGCGCCGCCTTTCACTTCGGAATCCTGCTCAGTTCCGCCGCAGCAGGCGCTCGAAGTAATCGAGCTCTTCCGCCGGGCGGCTCGGATCGCCGAGCTTGCGGCGCAATTCCTCCAGGATGCGCCGGGCCCGCTCGACGCCGGATTCCTCGGCGGTCGGCACGCGCACGCGGCCGTCGGAGAAGTCGCGGCTGCGGGTCGGGCGGCCGAGGGGATCGTTGTCGCGGGCGCCCTGACGGCCGGGCTGGGTGGGATTGCCCTGGCCCTGCTGCTGCCCGTCGGCCTGCTGGCCGTCGCCGTCCTGGCCCATCTGCTGCATCTGCTGGGCCATGCCCTGCGCGCCGCGCTGCAATCCTTCGAGGGCACGCCCCTGGGCGTCGACGGCGGACCCGTCCTGGCCCTGGCCGAGGGCGTTCTCGGCCTCGCGCATCGCCTGCTCGGCATCGGACAGGCCCTGCTCGCCCTGCATGCCGAGCTCCTTCATCCGGCGCTGCAAGTCCTCCAGGCGCTGGCGCAGGGCCTGCTGGCGATCCCCGACCCCGCCTTGCTTCTCGCCCTGCTGCCCCCCTTGCTGGCCGGGCTGCTGGCCGTCCTGCCCCTGGGGTTCGCCGCGCTGGCCCTGCTGCCCGCGCTGGCCTTGCTGGCGCTGGCCCTGCTGGCCGGGCTGCTGCGGCTGGCCGCGATTGCCGAAGCGG
This sequence is a window from Methylobacterium sp. SyP6R. Protein-coding genes within it:
- a CDS encoding electron transfer flavoprotein subunit beta/FixA family protein gives rise to the protein MKVLVPVKRVVDYNVKIRVKPDGSGVELANVKMSMNPFDEIAVEEAIRLKEKGKVTEIVAVSIGPQQAQETIRTALAMGADRGILVKTDAAVEPLAVAKLLKALVGRESPDLVILGKQAIDDDSNQTGQMLAALLGWPQGTFAFKLEIGDGALDVTREIDGGLQTLNLKLPAIVTTDLRLNEPRYASLPNIMKAKKKPLDTVEPEALGVDIAPRLKVLKTVEPGGRKAGVKVASAAELVNKLKVEAGVL
- a CDS encoding cob(I)yrinic acid a,c-diamide adenosyltransferase, with the protein product MVVLNRIYTRTGDSGTTALASGERRSKADLRVETYGTVDETNACLGLARLHTTGDLDAMLGRMQNDLFDLGADLATPETGEPLPYEPLRIVAAQVERVEREIDALNAGLTPLRSFVLPGGSPAAASLHLARTVCRRAERLAVALAATPGETVSPVAIQYLNRLSDFLFVAARVANDGGAADVLWVPGKTRAQDAR
- a CDS encoding acyloxyacyl hydrolase, whose product is MRVTLPSLAAAFAATVVLAAPAAEAADPTALVPVYRPPVQPLSIVSEFRIGGAAQDPGSNEKNTSNINGELLFAKPVTGLDRFWAAFVPRPTVGGSYNVDGRTSYAYLGATWTADITDRIFVEGFFGAGFHDGWTGPKVYVPKTFNSLGCNPLFREAAAVGFRLTEHWSVMATIEHMSNAGLCVNNRGLTNFGGKIAYTF
- a CDS encoding twin transmembrane helix small protein, encoding MSGNTLVLIPCLAVAVVLLFGLANMLRGGSANLSQRLMRLRVMLQFVAILVIMGVLWWRGG
- a CDS encoding outer membrane protein translates to MKSYLLAATGLLALAGAAQAADLPRRVAPPPVYPVAPPAFTWTGFYAGVNAGGAVGGDFRASTTSPRPAALPASRAEASAAGFVAGGTVGYNYQFTPDNGFVVGIETDANYSDIHNEFRASAGAASANGGLKTDTYFVTVRGRVGYAWGPLLAYATGGWAFTEIGIRGIATGPGLVLPASINASVPVDGYTVGAGLEYMITPSLSVKGEYLYADLGRDVRFRAFGTQFGARTGLDTHLLKVGINYHFNLFN